In Nicotiana tabacum cultivar K326 chromosome 11, ASM71507v2, whole genome shotgun sequence, a single window of DNA contains:
- the LOC107767413 gene encoding ABC transporter G family member 1-like: MDSPTEVPLKRKESDPLEDDDNGLYLTWKDLWVTVPDRKVGRRPILEGITGYAQPGEVLAIMGPSGCGKSTLLDALAGRLASNTRQSGDILVNGRKQALAFGTSAYVTQDDTLMTTLTVKETVYYSAQLQLPESMPLSEKKERAEATIKEMGLQEAMNTRIGGWSLKGLSGGQKRRVSICIEILTRPKLLFLDEPTSGLDSAASYHVMNRIIKIAQQDMRTVVASIHQPSSEVFELFDNLCLLSYGKTIYFGSSSAANEFFAINGFPCPYLRNPSDHYLRTINKDFDDIEEGFGKKISSGKAIDTLAMSYEASEACRNVRQRVFNICQKNGHLLEKKGSQAGFITQCRVLTQRSFVNMYRDLGYYWLRFLIYLALCLCIGTVFHEIGSDYSSIQARSSMLVFVVGFLTFMAIGGFPSFVEEMKLFTRERLNGHYGVSAFVIGNTLSSTPFLLLISLVPGAVAYYLADVQKGIDRFAYFFLMLFACMMLVESLMMIVASIVPDFLMGIITGAGIQGVMMLNGGFFRLPKDLPMPIWKYPVYYLAFHKYAIQGFYKNEYETFTYFTNGGLAVIVTRDEILRDIFQVELNYSKWGDIAIVFGMVILYRLIFLSIIKAKEKFKPMVRGFKAHSCKH, from the exons ATGGATTCTCCAACTGAAGTTCctctaaaaaggaaagaaagtgaTCCATTAGAAGATGATGATAATGGCTTATACTTAACATGGAAAGATTTGTGGGTGACAGTGCCAGATAGGAAAGTAGGAAGAAGGCCAATACTTGAAGGGATAACTGGTTATGCTCAACCTGGTGAAGTTTTGGCTATTATGGGTCCTTCTGGTTGTGGCAAATCCACTCTTCTTGATGCATTGGCAG GAAGATTAGCCTCCAACACGAGACAAAGTGGAGATATACTCGTCAATGGCCGTAAGCAAGCACTAGCTTTTGGAACCTCG GCCTATGTAACTCAAGATGACACACTAATGACAACATTGACAGTAAAAGAAACAGTATACTATTCAGCTCAGCTACAACTTCCAGAATCAATGCCATTATCcgaaaagaaagaaagagcagaagcaacaataaaagaaatgggATTACAAGAAGCAATGAATACAAGAATAGGTGGATGGAGTTTAAAAGGTTTAAGTGGTGgacaaaaaagaagagttagtATTTGTATTGAGATTTTAACAAGACCAAAACTTTTGTTTCTTGATGAACCTACGAGTGGTTTGGACAGTGCAGCATCTTATCATGTGATGAATCGAATTATTAAAATTGCACAACAAGATATGAGGACTGTTGTTGCATCAATTCATCAACCTAGTAGTGAAGTTTTTGAGCTATTTGATAATTTATGTCTTCTATCTTATGGTAAAACCATTTATTTTGGTTCTAGTTCTGCAGCAAATGAG TTTTTTGCTATCAATGGCTTTCCTTGTCCATATTTGAGGAACCCTTCTGATCACTATCTTAGAACTATTAACAAGGATTTTGAT gaCATTGAAGAAGGATTTGGCAAAAAGATAAGCTCAGGAAAAGCAATTGACACTCTTGCCATGTCATATGAAGCATCAGAAGCTTGCCGCAATGTTCGCCAAAGGGTATTCAACATATGTCAAAAG AATGGACATTTGCTTGAGAAGAAGGGGAGTCAAGCAggattcatcactcagtgccgtGTTCTAACACAAAGATCATTCGTCAATATGTATCGCGATTTAGGCTATTACTGGCTTCGATTTCTCATATATCTTGCATTATGCTTGTGCATTGGCACCGTCTTCCATGAAATTGGATCTGATTATAGCTCCATTCAG GCTAGAAGCTCAATGCTGGTATTTGTGGTTGGTTTCTTGACATTCATGGCAATTGGTGGATTCCCTTCATTTGTGGAGGAAATGAAA CTCTTCACGAGAGAAAGGCTAAATGGGCACTATGGTGTGAGTGCATTTGTCATAGGAAACACATTATCTTCAACTCCATTCTTGTTATTGATCTCCTTAGTACCTGGAGCAGTGGCTTATTATCTTGCTGATGTTCAAAAAGGGATCGATCGTTTCGCCTATTTTTTCCTAATGCTATTCGCTTGTATGATGCTAGTCGAGAGCCTAATGATGATCGTTGCAAGTATTGTTCCCGACTTCCTCATGGGAATCATCACAG GTGCTGGAATTCAAGGAGTAATGATGTTAAATGGAGGCTTTTTTCGCTTGCCAAAGGATCTTCCAATGCCAATTTGGAAATACCCAGTGTACTATTTAGCCTTTCACAAATACGCAATTCAAGGTTTTTACAAGAACGAGTATGAAACTTTCACTTATTTTACTAATGGAGGATTGGCTGTGATTGTTACTCGTGACGAAATCTTGAGAGATATTTTTCAAGTAGAGTTGAATTATTCTAAGTGGGGAGATATTGCTATTGTTTTTGGAATGGTAATTCTATATAGGCTGATTTTTCTTAGCATTATAAAGGCTAAGGAGAAGTTTAAGCCTATGGTAAGAGGTTTTAAAGCACATTCTTGTAAGCATTAA